The Desulfatirhabdium butyrativorans DSM 18734 genomic interval AGAATTTTTCAAGGGGTCTGAATGCCGGATATGGGGCGAGCTTGCCAGTATTTCCCATCTGGCTCAATCATCGGAACGGGAATTTTTGGATTGCAGCCTTGGTGTGTCGTTACGCGGCGGTTGCGATCAGGGAAGAATGGTTTTCAACCGCCTGGAAATTGCTTCTGCCGCAACCCGATGACCATCCTGATTGAAATGGCCGTTCCCTTTGCCGCCAAAGCCATGGAGCAATCGGCCCGTTGCCTTGTTGAATGCGATCATATCCGGCGAAAGCGCCAGAAATGGAATTCCGTGGGTTTTGCAGAAGGTTTCGAGGCGTTTTTGCGAATAGTCCGGATCCAGATTCGGGAATTTTTTCATAAAGGCTGCTCGCTGATCGCTGTGGACCTGAACCCCTTCTGTCAGACAGACAACCAGAAATCTGCGGTTGTCTCCGATATCCATTGTGGTGTCCCGGTACAACTGCAGGAAAAGCTTTTCAGTCAAATCCCACATTTTATCGAAATCCGGGATCGCGCCATCCGGGTTTCCGAAAGCACCTTTCCATAAACCCGGTTCGGTGAAAATCTCCTGTTTGCGAAAGTACAGCTCCCGGCGCACATCCAGAACGCGCCTGGCAAGGGAAAAGTGGTATTGTGTCCAATCCATCATCCGGCGAATCCAGGCAAATTGTGCGGCGCCTGGAGAAGGGATGACGGAAACGCCGTTTGCATCCGGTGCAACATAGATCGGGAATAGACGAGAGGGGGTGCTCCTCCTCCAGTTATCGATGACATCGTTTCCGGGGAAAAAACAGACGATCACCATATCCGGCCGGAAGGGCCTGACATCATAGCGGTATGTCAGCAACTCCTCGACCTGTCCCTGCCCGCTGATCCCAAAATTCATCATCTCGATATTGCCGAGATGTTTCTCGATGATCTTCGGGAAAGTGAATTCAGGATCGAGCTGCAGCGCCTCGACAAATGAGTCTCCCAGTACGGCAACGCGGTATTCCTTTTCTTTAGGAATCCGCCATTCAACATCCCGAAAGCCAAAGGAATTGATCGAAAACTTGCCCGGATTTTCATGGACCCACGTCCCGCTCATGCCGGGTCGAAGGCGGAAACCCGTTTTGGGATCATAGATTCGGATCGCTGGCTCTGGTTTCCAGGGCAACAGGCGACTGATCGCCTCGGCAATACAAAATGCTGTCAATGTACTCAAGACAACAAGAAACAGCCGCTTCATTGAACCTCGATCCGTTTTGAAACGGTTACACCTTCTTTACCGGCTTTGCTGCAAATCGATATGCGGCAAAGCCGGCGCATTCCGGATCAATCATCCGGGAGGTGGCGGTGGCGGCGGAAATGGTGGTGGCGGTGGTGGCGGCGCAGGTACGATTACCGGCGGGGGCGGAGCCGGAGGCGGGGGGGGAGGAACCGGTGAAATATAGCATCCGACGATTCCGATGACCGTTATCACAGCCAACACGATCCAGACCTTGATGTTCATTCGATCCTCCTTAAGGAACTTCGATGGTATAGATTTCGCTGACCCATCCATAATGTCCGGGAAGGAACATCACATAGAGCCAACCCGGGGCTTTTCCGTGGATTTCCAGAATGTTTCCCCGATGAACGACACCAACAACCGGATGTTGCGGCCCCGGCCCGGATCGGACATTCAGGGAACCCCTGGTGATCGTCACCCTGCCGCTGAACACTACCGGCGGGCCAACAATAACGATATCGGGTACAAGAAGCCTTGGCGGCGGAATGGGAGGCCCGATCGGCGGGGGAAGAGGCGGTGGTGGTGGGCCTATGGGTGGCGGCGGCGGGGGCGGATAGGGCCGTGGCGGATGCGCTATGGATACGCTTTGCAGAACCAAAATTCCGCTGAAAAGAACAGCCATTGCAATCAGAATCGATTTTTTCATCATGTCCTCCGGGTACCGTAAAGCTGGTTCGTTTCCGAACTACATGATCCCATCCAACCAAAGCATTTTCAAACGAGTGTTGATATAAAATCGGGCTGCGCTTCAAAGATGCCGTTCATGCACGATTTAGAATACGATTACCAAAATTTATGGCATTTGCTGCTGATTGAAGTCAAGCGGAAAATTGACAGCTTCAACATCGGATCACCCCGGAACAGGCTGCTTTTCAGTCTGTTTTGAAATCGGGAAACCATCGTTCCCTCTCCCTCGGGCAGGACATTATGCTGCATCGGCTCTTCTGTCCATTTCCTCTTCGATTCGCAGAATTTCTCGCCGGATGGCATCCTTCTCTTCCGGATCGACATGGGGGTCGTTCAATTTTCGATTCAGTCCCAACAAAATCATTTCAAGGCGATAATCGGTACAGGTATATTGATTCATAGTTGTTGTTGGTCAA includes:
- a CDS encoding SGNH/GDSL hydrolase family protein; the protein is MKRLFLVVLSTLTAFCIAEAISRLLPWKPEPAIRIYDPKTGFRLRPGMSGTWVHENPGKFSINSFGFRDVEWRIPKEKEYRVAVLGDSFVEALQLDPEFTFPKIIEKHLGNIEMMNFGISGQGQVEELLTYRYDVRPFRPDMVIVCFFPGNDVIDNWRRSTPSRLFPIYVAPDANGVSVIPSPGAAQFAWIRRMMDWTQYHFSLARRVLDVRRELYFRKQEIFTEPGLWKGAFGNPDGAIPDFDKMWDLTEKLFLQLYRDTTMDIGDNRRFLVVCLTEGVQVHSDQRAAFMKKFPNLDPDYSQKRLETFCKTHGIPFLALSPDMIAFNKATGRLLHGFGGKGNGHFNQDGHRVAAEAISRRLKTILP
- a CDS encoding SH3 domain-containing protein; translated protein: MKKSILIAMAVLFSGILVLQSVSIAHPPRPYPPPPPPPIGPPPPPLPPPIGPPIPPPRLLVPDIVIVGPPVVFSGRVTITRGSLNVRSGPGPQHPVVGVVHRGNILEIHGKAPGWLYVMFLPGHYGWVSEIYTIEVP